A single window of Liolophura sinensis isolate JHLJ2023 chromosome 6, CUHK_Ljap_v2, whole genome shotgun sequence DNA harbors:
- the LOC135468852 gene encoding polyadenylate-binding protein-interacting protein 2-like, with protein MKCPVIHEEEPEPSQVRGRLPVNNDRVDFSDYEWMGEELEEFDRKVEEEFWEEEFIEACFEEMLEEEEAQRLLMEEEIHAYEELLKNIENRNISNFLDNVVNSSKLNPNAPEFIPRNQGNTNSS; from the exons ATGAAGTGCCCGGTGATACATGAAGAAGAGCCTGAGCCTTCCCAGGTGAGAGGCCGTCTTCCCGTGAACAACGACAGAGTGGACTTCTCAGATTATGAATGGATGGGTGAGGAACTAGAGGAGTTTGACAGAAAG GTTGAGGAGGAGTTCTGGGAGGAAGAATTCATTGAGGCCTGTTTTGAGGAGATGCTGGAGGAAGAGGAAGCCCAGCGTCTTCTCATGGAGGAGGAAATCCATGCATATGAAGAGCTTTTGAAGAACATAGAGAACAGAAACATCTCCAACTTCCTAGACAATGTG GTGAACTCCAGCAAGTTGAACCCAAATGCTCCAGAATTCATTCCACGGAACCAGGGGAACACCAATTCAAGTTAG